The Cydia pomonella isolate Wapato2018A chromosome 9, ilCydPomo1, whole genome shotgun sequence sequence TTACCTAGAAAATTTTCATGTATGATTTTtccctatttttaattttttactagtTTTTATGTTGGTATGTTTTCATATATCGATGTAGGTCAAACGTGATTGGTTCTAAACTGCTAATGTCGTAACAACCAATCAGAACACTTGATCGATTAGTTTAGTTCTtgctgtaattatttttattaattagtgaTTGATGCTTTTCAGATAAAACAAAAATCTTAGTAGTAATTACTGTCGTaatcatttaacaaaattaagaaCATTTTTAAGTTATGTAGGGGTAATATATCTTCCTAGAATGGATCCAACACAAAAAACAGTTACCTATTTTGTTTCCGCCGTGGTATAACGAAACGAAGACGTCATAGACTACCGTAGAGCAGCCGTAGACAATCGTACCTATCATGTTTATGCAATTAAATACATACCTTATTAATGAGACATAAAACAGATTTTTCTATGCTTTCATATTTCATCTCCCGGCGACGTCCTTTACTCCCCTCCCTCCGCTAACCATAATGGCGAAATTCGTGAAGTGAAGTCTTGTGCGGATGATTTTAAACGCCGTTGAATTAAGAAActtactttaaatttattttaacttataacttaataattacagttttaaattattactaacTCTTAGTACAATGTCTCGTTCAGTACGCGCCGAAACTAGAAACCGTGTTAAAGATGACATCAAAAGAGTCATGCAAGCTGTTGAAAAAGTTCGCCATTGGTACGCATTTGGCATAGTTTTTTCTAAacgttttttttacgataaatatgtattatcctaacgtaaataaatattccacAGGGAAAAGAAATGGGTGACGATAGGGGAAACAAccatgaaaatatataaatgggtGCCGATATCAACAAACGAGCAGAAGAAGAAGCACGCGGCCAAGCGCGATAACAAGGAAAACACGTTGACCCCCAAAAAGATGCACGATTCATCCAACTCCAACTTTGGAATGGCCGAGGATTCTAACACCTGTAAGTTTATGTAAAACTACTTGAGCCTTAAATAAAGGCTACCATAATTCAACTTTTTAAGTATTACATTGATGTCTACATTTTAGTAAAgccttttcatataaaaattgGTAGATTTATAGCCACacgaaattatttgtttttttctagGTTTCTCAACTGTGAGTGACTCCCAGGGCCCTACAGAGTTCACTTCAACACACATGAACTTCTCCGAGGACTCCAACTCCCAAAGCAGTGGTACCACAACACCGGCGAAACGGTTAAAGACTGACTGAAGCAAGCTCAAGAAATAAAAGCCTCACGGAGGCAAGGACTATTGCAACTGGCTGGTGGAGTCTGGCTAACCAAAGTTGAACCAAGCAAATTCAATCCAGCAACACATACATTTTTACCAATGGCCATATTGATTTTGCTTGGTTCAACTTTTGTTAGTCATACTCTAGTGATGGCTAAGCAGTGCTATTTGATATTAACATTTACTTCTATTGTTTTAATGTCTGTGCTGTGAATACTATTTATATAAATGCTGCCATACTTGACACTTGTGAGCAACGCGAGCTTGCAGGCAGTTCGGCAGCTTATTTTAAGTGCTaagagtttttttattgttgatatgCTTAGGCCAATACTAGTTTACAgcttaacatttttatttgcattttaaccGCATTTTatatcagtagggctaagatggccagctctttatcatttgtcaccatgcctggcacaatctaacaagtatgtaagtgcgaaagtgttGCATGACATGATAGGTgataaaatgcgaccatgataccactGCAGAATTAGTTTACAGTACATCATTTATCCCagacataaaaaaattgtatctttCACATTTGCTAGAAGACAGACAAATGTTTTATGTTGCTTATAAATGGTATGCTATGGTGACTAGAATATGTAcgaattatttgtaaatatctGCCTAAATTATTGAGTAAATC is a genomic window containing:
- the LOC133521085 gene encoding B-cell CLL/lymphoma 7 protein family member A, which codes for MSRSVRAETRNRVKDDIKRVMQAVEKVRHWEKKWVTIGETTMKIYKWVPISTNEQKKKHAAKRDNKENTLTPKKMHDSSNSNFGMAEDSNTCFSTVSDSQGPTEFTSTHMNFSEDSNSQSSGTTTPAKRLKTD